One region of Oryza glaberrima chromosome 7, OglaRS2, whole genome shotgun sequence genomic DNA includes:
- the LOC127780145 gene encoding uncharacterized protein LOC127780145: protein MAAHFGGRFPVHGQPGEPGQPGGRGRGGRGGRGGRGRGGPGGAGGYGGDGGYGGDGGCGGDGGFVGDVGYGGDGGNGGDGADGGAWGYGGDGGAGGDVGDDRPPRVPRAGNGGDGGRAGPGGYGGQGGPAGDAGPGGIPGRGGNGGYGGLGGGHGGDGGCGGDGGRGGRAGRRGRGGRGGRGGCGGAVAGV from the coding sequence ATGGCTGCTCACTTTGGAGGAAGGTTTCCGGTGCATGGCCAACCGGGAGAGCCAGGCCAGCCCGGAGGCCGCGGTCGCGGCGGTcgcggcggtcgcggcggccGTGGACGCGGCGGACCAGGCGGCGCCGGAGgctacggcggcgacgggggctacggcggcgacgggggttgcggcggcgacgggggcttcgtcggcgacgtcggctacggcggcgacggcggtaaCGGGGGCGACGGCGCCGATGGCGGCGCATGGGgctacggcggcgacggcggcgccgggggcgaCGTCGGTGACGACCGGCCTCCACGAGTACCACGCGCCGGgaatggtggcgacggcgggcgcGCCGGCCCCGGCGGGTACGGCGGACAAGGTGGCCCCGCTGGGGACGCCGGCCCCGGCGGTATCCCCGGCCGCGGCGGGAACGGCGGGtacggcggcctcggcggtggccacggcggggacggcggctgcggcggggacggcggccgtggcggccgtGCGGGTCGTCGCGGCCGTGGTGGCCGTGGCGGCCGGGGCGGCTGCGGTGGGGCCGTGGCCGGGGTGTGA